In the genome of Qipengyuania seohaensis, one region contains:
- the mltA gene encoding murein transglycosylase A: MRSALTLAAASLLSACAIVPEARPPMDTGAVEQPPVEVADNAASAGVRPGPPIETFPFLQADAEGALDAFRRSCDKILFRDDTSGLTTRLDWQGPCLAASNWSSDPALFFTSQFETAIVGEGAAFATGYFEPEILGSREKAPGYEVPVYALPSDLERGWPAEIAESERTGRPPLGRYNEDGEFVRYYERSEIVAGALDGKVPTIAWAADPVEFFFLQIQGSGLLRQPDGSVMRIGYAGQNGREYVAIGRPMREQGLIGDGTQYPTSMQGLMAWLRDNPDRADEIMNLNKSWIFFRELDTDGPLGSLEVPVYGRDSVAVDPRFVPYGAPVWLDMESDVADGLWVAQDTGGAIKGANRFDTFWGNGAQAREIAGSMSSRGTAYLFLPKGTLARLNR; encoded by the coding sequence ATGCGAAGCGCGCTTACACTCGCGGCGGCTTCGCTGCTTTCCGCCTGCGCCATCGTGCCCGAAGCGCGACCGCCGATGGACACGGGAGCCGTCGAGCAACCGCCCGTCGAAGTAGCCGACAATGCCGCATCGGCAGGGGTTCGTCCGGGCCCTCCGATCGAAACATTCCCGTTCCTGCAGGCTGACGCGGAAGGCGCGCTGGATGCATTCCGGCGCTCTTGCGACAAGATCCTTTTCCGCGACGATACCAGCGGGCTGACCACCCGGCTGGACTGGCAGGGCCCATGTCTTGCGGCCAGCAATTGGTCGAGCGATCCGGCCCTGTTTTTCACCAGCCAGTTCGAAACCGCCATTGTCGGCGAGGGCGCAGCTTTTGCCACGGGATATTTCGAGCCAGAAATACTCGGTAGTCGCGAGAAGGCGCCCGGCTATGAAGTGCCGGTATATGCCCTGCCGTCCGACCTCGAGCGCGGCTGGCCTGCCGAAATAGCCGAGAGCGAGCGCACGGGGCGCCCGCCGCTTGGCCGCTACAACGAAGATGGCGAGTTCGTCCGCTATTACGAGCGGTCCGAGATCGTGGCAGGCGCGCTAGACGGCAAGGTCCCGACCATCGCCTGGGCCGCCGATCCAGTCGAGTTCTTCTTCCTCCAGATCCAGGGCAGCGGCCTGCTGCGCCAGCCCGACGGCAGCGTGATGCGCATCGGCTATGCGGGGCAGAACGGGCGCGAATATGTCGCCATCGGCAGGCCCATGCGCGAGCAGGGGCTGATCGGCGACGGGACGCAGTACCCGACCTCGATGCAGGGCCTGATGGCGTGGCTGCGCGATAATCCGGATCGGGCGGACGAGATCATGAACCTCAACAAGAGCTGGATCTTCTTCCGCGAACTGGACACCGACGGTCCGCTTGGCTCGCTCGAAGTGCCGGTCTACGGGCGTGACAGCGTCGCCGTCGATCCCAGGTTCGTGCCCTACGGCGCGCCCGTCTGGCTCGACATGGAAAGCGACGTGGCGGACGGCCTCTGGGTCGCGCAGGACACGGGCGGCGCCATCAAGGGCGCCAACCGGTTCGACACTTTCTGGGGAAATGGCGCGCAGGCGCGCGAAATTGCCGGCAGCATGAGCAGCCGCGGAACGGCCTATCTCTTCCTGCCCAAGGGCACGCTCGCCCGCCTGAACCGATGA
- a CDS encoding Smr/MutS family protein: MSAPRGLSAKEAEAWEKVAATVEPLRPRAPARKVAEPIAPKIAVSKPPPRRPAPVSAPLPAAASAKPSNSLDSHWDRRLKSGTVQPDFTLDLHDHGLDAAYNRLISGVAQARSMGARTILLITGKPRPVDPADRGHRRGAIRAKVLDWLAASSHHSAIAAVRRAHQRHGGDGALYIVLRRER; the protein is encoded by the coding sequence ATGAGCGCGCCGCGCGGCCTCAGCGCAAAGGAAGCGGAAGCCTGGGAAAAGGTCGCTGCGACGGTCGAGCCGCTTCGCCCGCGCGCGCCTGCACGGAAAGTAGCCGAGCCGATTGCACCGAAGATCGCCGTTTCAAAGCCGCCGCCCAGAAGGCCTGCGCCCGTATCGGCACCCCTGCCCGCCGCCGCTTCTGCCAAGCCCTCAAACTCCCTCGATTCGCATTGGGATCGCAGGCTCAAGTCCGGCACGGTCCAGCCGGACTTCACTCTCGACCTCCACGATCACGGTCTGGACGCAGCTTATAACCGTCTTATCAGCGGTGTAGCGCAGGCACGCTCGATGGGCGCGCGCACGATCCTGCTGATCACCGGCAAGCCGCGTCCCGTCGATCCGGCGGATCGCGGGCACAGGCGCGGGGCCATCCGGGCCAAGGTGCTGGACTGGCTGGCGGCCTCCAGCCACCATTCGGCCATCGCGGCCGTACGCCGCGCGCACCAGCGGCATGGCGGTGACGGTGCGCTCTACATCGTGCTCAGGCGCGAGCGATAA
- a CDS encoding catalase, translating to MADRKVSPTTTDAGIRVQSDEHSLTLGRDGPIVLNDHYLIEQMANFNRERIPERQPHAKGSGAFGYFETTADVSQYTKAILFQKGAKTDVAMRFSTVAGERGSPDTWRDPRGFSVKFYTEDGNFDMVGNNTPIFFIRDPLKFQHFIRSQKRRADNGLRDHDMMWDFWTLSPESAHQVTYLMGDRGVPKNWREMNGYSSHTYMLINEDGEKFWVKFHFHTDVGEMSGNAHLTQEEAVKKAGEDSDYHRRDLFDAIHKGNFPSWTLKWQIMPYEDAKTYRINPFDLTKTWPHSDYPLIEVGKLVLNENPVDWDTQIEQLAFEPNNIIPGIGLSPDKMLLARGFSYADAHRHRLGVNYKQIPVNSPKNASEVNSYSRAGAMRVKNALDPVYAPNSYGGAAAQPEVGGEATWYADGDMVRQAYTLREDDDDWSQARALVNDVMDDEQRERFVSNVAGHLADGVSEKILLRAFEYWKNVDQAIGERIENAVREKLGGKSSAPGMGSAKSTTDEATLGPVAVDEKSREAEPAE from the coding sequence ATGGCCGACAGAAAAGTTTCCCCCACCACCACCGATGCCGGTATCCGCGTCCAGAGCGACGAACACTCCCTGACGCTGGGCCGGGATGGCCCGATCGTCCTGAACGATCACTACCTCATCGAGCAGATGGCGAACTTCAACCGCGAGCGGATTCCGGAGCGGCAACCTCATGCAAAGGGCTCCGGCGCGTTCGGCTATTTCGAAACGACCGCCGATGTCTCGCAATACACGAAGGCGATCCTCTTCCAGAAGGGTGCGAAAACCGATGTCGCGATGCGTTTCTCGACCGTGGCTGGCGAACGGGGTAGCCCCGACACCTGGCGCGATCCACGCGGCTTCTCGGTCAAGTTCTATACCGAGGACGGCAATTTCGACATGGTCGGCAACAACACGCCGATCTTCTTCATCCGCGATCCGCTCAAGTTCCAGCATTTCATCCGCAGCCAGAAGCGTCGCGCCGACAACGGCCTGCGCGATCACGACATGATGTGGGACTTCTGGACGCTAAGCCCGGAAAGCGCACATCAGGTGACTTATCTGATGGGCGATCGCGGCGTGCCGAAGAACTGGCGCGAAATGAACGGCTATTCGAGCCACACCTACATGCTGATCAATGAGGACGGCGAGAAGTTCTGGGTGAAGTTCCACTTCCATACCGATGTCGGGGAAATGAGCGGCAATGCCCACCTGACGCAGGAAGAAGCGGTGAAGAAGGCAGGCGAAGACAGCGACTATCACCGCCGCGACCTGTTCGACGCGATCCACAAGGGCAATTTCCCGAGCTGGACGCTGAAATGGCAGATCATGCCGTACGAAGATGCCAAAACCTATCGCATCAACCCGTTCGATCTCACCAAGACCTGGCCGCATAGCGACTATCCGCTGATCGAAGTCGGCAAGCTGGTGCTCAACGAAAATCCGGTCGACTGGGACACCCAGATTGAACAGCTGGCGTTCGAGCCGAACAATATTATCCCGGGTATCGGCCTGTCGCCCGACAAGATGCTGCTCGCCCGCGGCTTCTCCTATGCCGACGCGCATCGTCACCGTCTCGGGGTCAATTACAAGCAGATCCCCGTAAATTCGCCGAAGAACGCCAGCGAAGTGAATTCCTATTCCCGCGCCGGCGCCATGCGGGTAAAGAATGCTCTCGATCCGGTCTACGCTCCCAATTCCTATGGCGGTGCTGCTGCGCAGCCCGAAGTGGGCGGTGAAGCAACTTGGTACGCGGATGGCGACATGGTCCGCCAGGCGTATACCCTGCGCGAAGATGACGACGACTGGAGCCAGGCAAGAGCGCTGGTGAACGACGTTATGGACGACGAACAGCGCGAGCGCTTCGTATCGAACGTCGCCGGTCACCTTGCCGACGGGGTCAGCGAGAAAATTCTCCTGCGGGCCTTCGAATACTGGAAGAATGTAGACCAGGCGATCGGCGAGCGGATCGAGAATGCCGTTCGCGAGAAGCTTGGCGGCAAGTCCTCTGCGCCCGGAATGGGATCTGCCAAGTCAACGACCGACGAGGCGACCCTCGGACCGGTTGCGGTGGATGAAAAATCGCGCGAGGCCGAGCCCGCCGAATAG
- the katG gene encoding catalase/peroxidase HPI: MDAKTGDISGCPFHGDGGVRSLLGRTNRDWWPDQLDLEILTEGGRAADPMGEDFDYCEAFNALDYNALKRDLTDLMTDSQEWWPADYGHYGPFFIRMAWHAAGTYRTGDGRGGAGSGQQRFAPLNSWPDNGNLDKARRLLWPIKQKYGKHISWADLFILTGNVAIESMGGPTFGFGGGRKDVYDPETVYWGTEEKWVDTGAETRIQPDAGKALENPLAAIQMGLIYVNPEGPGGNPHDAEGMARDMRETFARMAMNDEETVALTAGGHAFGKAHGAKPSDTFSGAPESETLHRMGFGWLTDPEEIGKGHITTSGIEGAWSNNPTKWGGDYFRLLFKYDYELVQSPAGANQWQPINQSEEDMAPDARDPNKKVPTMMTTADMALKRDPEYRKISERFRDDQAALDDAFARAWFKLCHRDMGPKIRYLGPEVPSEDLIWQDPVPAGTQVSDSDLSSFKSQVLGSGLSVSELVKAAWASASTYRNSDHRGGANGAHIRFDEIKNWAVNDPEELGKVLAKLDEIRGSISMADAIVIAGSAAVEKAAKDAGFDISVPVTTGRGDAKREDFDAESWEPLEPFADGFRNYLKTKASVKTEDMLVDRAHLLGLSIPEMTALVGGLRVLGAVSKHAKHGNSIGVLTETPGKLDNSWFVNLLGMGVIWEEVDDSGDEEFVGTCRKTGKELWRATRTDLVFGSNSRLRAVAEVYAENGNEQKFVNDFVKAWTKVMDADRFDLTYAKYHK; the protein is encoded by the coding sequence ATGGACGCCAAAACCGGAGATATCAGCGGTTGTCCCTTCCACGGCGACGGGGGCGTACGTTCGCTTCTCGGCCGCACCAATCGCGACTGGTGGCCAGATCAGCTCGACCTTGAAATCCTAACCGAGGGCGGCCGCGCTGCCGACCCGATGGGCGAAGATTTCGATTATTGCGAAGCCTTCAACGCGCTGGACTACAATGCGCTGAAGCGGGACCTCACCGACCTGATGACCGACAGCCAGGAATGGTGGCCGGCCGATTATGGCCACTACGGCCCCTTCTTCATCCGCATGGCCTGGCACGCAGCCGGCACCTATCGCACGGGCGACGGTCGCGGCGGCGCCGGTAGCGGCCAGCAGCGGTTTGCCCCGCTCAACAGCTGGCCCGACAACGGCAACCTCGACAAGGCGCGCCGCCTGCTGTGGCCGATCAAGCAGAAGTACGGCAAGCACATCAGCTGGGCCGACCTCTTCATCCTCACCGGCAATGTCGCGATCGAAAGCATGGGTGGTCCCACCTTCGGCTTCGGCGGCGGCCGCAAGGACGTGTACGATCCCGAAACCGTCTATTGGGGCACGGAAGAAAAGTGGGTCGATACCGGTGCCGAAACGCGCATCCAGCCGGATGCGGGCAAGGCGCTGGAAAACCCGCTCGCTGCGATCCAGATGGGCCTCATCTACGTCAATCCCGAAGGTCCGGGCGGCAATCCGCACGATGCCGAAGGCATGGCGCGCGACATGCGTGAAACTTTCGCCCGCATGGCCATGAACGACGAGGAAACCGTCGCGCTGACAGCCGGCGGCCACGCATTCGGCAAGGCGCATGGCGCGAAGCCCTCGGACACTTTCTCGGGCGCTCCGGAAAGCGAAACCCTGCACCGCATGGGCTTCGGCTGGCTGACCGACCCCGAAGAAATCGGCAAGGGTCACATCACCACCTCGGGTATCGAGGGCGCATGGTCGAACAACCCCACCAAGTGGGGCGGCGACTACTTCCGCCTGCTGTTCAAATACGACTACGAGCTCGTCCAGAGCCCGGCAGGCGCCAACCAGTGGCAGCCGATCAATCAGTCCGAAGAGGACATGGCACCCGACGCGCGGGACCCGAACAAGAAGGTCCCGACCATGATGACCACCGCCGACATGGCGCTGAAGCGCGACCCGGAATATCGCAAGATCTCCGAACGCTTCCGCGACGATCAGGCGGCGCTCGACGATGCCTTCGCACGCGCATGGTTCAAGCTGTGCCACCGCGACATGGGCCCCAAGATCCGCTACCTCGGCCCCGAAGTGCCGAGCGAGGACCTGATCTGGCAGGATCCCGTCCCCGCCGGCACGCAGGTGTCCGACAGCGACCTGTCGTCCTTCAAGTCACAGGTGCTGGGCAGCGGCCTTTCCGTTTCGGAACTGGTGAAGGCGGCTTGGGCCTCTGCCTCGACCTACCGCAACTCCGACCATCGCGGCGGCGCCAACGGTGCGCACATCCGCTTCGACGAGATCAAGAACTGGGCGGTCAACGATCCCGAAGAACTGGGCAAGGTCCTTGCCAAGCTCGACGAGATCCGTGGCTCGATCTCGATGGCCGACGCCATCGTCATCGCTGGTTCGGCTGCGGTCGAAAAGGCTGCGAAGGATGCAGGCTTCGATATCTCCGTTCCGGTGACCACCGGCCGCGGCGATGCGAAACGCGAAGACTTCGATGCCGAGAGCTGGGAGCCGCTGGAGCCGTTCGCAGACGGTTTCCGCAACTACCTGAAGACCAAGGCTTCGGTGAAAACCGAGGACATGCTGGTCGACCGCGCCCATCTCTTGGGCCTCTCGATCCCCGAAATGACTGCACTGGTCGGCGGACTTCGCGTGCTGGGCGCTGTCAGCAAGCATGCCAAGCACGGGAACAGCATCGGTGTCCTTACCGAAACCCCCGGCAAGCTCGACAACAGCTGGTTCGTGAACCTGCTGGGCATGGGCGTGATCTGGGAAGAAGTCGACGACAGCGGTGACGAGGAATTCGTCGGCACCTGCCGCAAGACCGGCAAGGAACTTTGGCGCGCAACGCGCACCGACCTCGTTTTCGGTTCCAACTCGCGCCTGCGCGCAGTGGCGGAAGTCTATGCCGAAAACGGAAACGAGCAGAAGTTCGTGAACGACTTCGTCAAGGCCTGGACCAAGGTCATGGACGCGGACCGTTTCGACCTCACCTACGCAAAGTACCACAAGTAA
- the ahpF gene encoding alkyl hydroperoxide reductase subunit F — MLDTAMKQQLSTYLANLREPIELVASLADDAKSTQTRELLEEIAALHDLVTASFDGTDDRKPSFIIRRASDAEKWVRFAGLPMGHEFTSLVLALLWAGGHPPKVDADLIEQVRGIEGDFNFEMYFSLSCHNCPDVVQALTLMALENPRITATLIEGGTYQDEVDARDIMAVPATFLNGEPFYNGKMELAEILAKIDTGADAKAAEKLAAKDPFEVLVIGGGPAGAATAIYTARKGFRTGIAAERFGGQLHDTLGIENLPGTAYTEGPKLAGELERHVGEYDIDLMNLAKAVKLVPAKQEGGLHTVELGNGASLKARSLILATGARWRNLGVPGEAEYRNKGVAYCPHCDGPLFKGKRIAVIGGGNSGVEAAIDLAKIVGQVTLVEYDEKLRADEVLQAKLRSMDNVEIVTSGQTTEITGRDGKVDGLVLKDRKSGDERRIELEGVFVQIGLVPNTEWLKDSGLALTRFGEIETDEEGRTNLPGIFGAGDVTDVPYKQIVVAMGEGSKAGLSAFDYLIRTEAVDEIAQAA, encoded by the coding sequence ATGCTCGACACCGCAATGAAGCAACAGCTTTCGACCTATCTCGCCAATTTGCGCGAGCCGATCGAACTCGTCGCCTCGCTGGCTGACGACGCCAAGAGCACGCAGACCCGCGAACTGCTGGAAGAGATTGCCGCGCTCCACGATCTGGTCACCGCCAGCTTCGATGGCACCGACGACCGCAAGCCCAGCTTCATCATCCGCCGCGCCAGCGATGCGGAAAAGTGGGTGCGTTTCGCAGGCCTTCCGATGGGGCATGAATTTACCTCGCTCGTCCTCGCCCTGCTGTGGGCCGGGGGACACCCGCCCAAGGTCGATGCAGACCTGATCGAACAGGTTCGCGGCATCGAAGGCGATTTCAATTTCGAGATGTATTTCTCCTTGAGCTGCCACAACTGCCCCGACGTGGTGCAGGCGCTGACGCTGATGGCGCTCGAAAACCCGCGCATCACCGCGACGCTGATCGAAGGCGGAACCTACCAGGACGAAGTCGACGCGCGCGACATCATGGCCGTGCCCGCAACGTTCCTGAATGGCGAGCCCTTCTACAATGGCAAGATGGAGCTGGCCGAAATCCTCGCCAAGATCGATACCGGCGCAGATGCCAAGGCAGCGGAAAAGCTCGCCGCCAAGGACCCGTTCGAAGTCCTCGTTATCGGCGGCGGTCCGGCTGGCGCTGCAACGGCCATCTACACCGCGCGCAAGGGTTTCCGCACCGGCATCGCGGCCGAACGCTTCGGCGGGCAGCTGCACGACACGCTGGGTATCGAGAACCTGCCGGGCACGGCCTATACCGAAGGCCCGAAGCTTGCAGGCGAGCTGGAGCGTCATGTCGGCGAATACGACATCGACCTCATGAACCTCGCCAAGGCGGTAAAGCTCGTGCCTGCCAAGCAGGAGGGCGGTCTCCACACGGTCGAACTGGGCAATGGGGCGAGCCTCAAGGCACGCAGCCTGATCCTGGCAACCGGCGCTCGCTGGAGGAACCTGGGCGTTCCGGGCGAGGCGGAATATCGCAACAAGGGCGTGGCCTATTGTCCGCACTGCGACGGTCCGCTGTTCAAGGGCAAGCGCATCGCGGTGATCGGCGGCGGCAATTCGGGCGTCGAAGCGGCAATCGACCTCGCCAAGATCGTCGGCCAAGTCACGCTCGTCGAATATGACGAGAAGCTGCGTGCGGACGAGGTCTTGCAGGCCAAGCTTCGCAGCATGGACAACGTCGAAATCGTCACCAGTGGGCAGACGACCGAGATCACCGGCAGGGACGGCAAGGTCGACGGCCTCGTGCTGAAAGACCGCAAGAGCGGTGACGAGCGCCGCATCGAACTGGAGGGCGTGTTCGTCCAGATCGGTCTCGTGCCCAATACCGAATGGCTGAAAGACAGCGGCCTTGCGCTCACCAGGTTCGGCGAGATCGAAACCGACGAGGAAGGCCGCACGAACCTTCCCGGCATTTTCGGCGCGGGCGACGTGACCGACGTGCCCTACAAGCAGATCGTAGTCGCGATGGGCGAAGGTTCGAAAGCGGGACTTTCGGCTTTCGATTACCTCATCCGGACCGAGGCAGTTGACGAGATCGCGCAAGCCGCCTGA
- the ahpC gene encoding alkyl hydroperoxide reductase subunit C has translation MGIIGSEIKPFNATAFQAGKDFFQVTDEDVKGKWAVFFFYPADFTFVCPTELENLGEQYAMLQKMDVEVYAVSTDTHFSHKAWHDTSDKIGKLQFPFLGDQNHVLARNFDVLREGVGLADRATFVVDPDGVIQIMEQTCEGVGRNANELARKIKAAQYVRANPGQVCPAAWEEGSETLAPSLDLVGKI, from the coding sequence ATGGGTATCATCGGAAGCGAAATCAAACCGTTCAACGCCACCGCCTTCCAGGCCGGCAAGGACTTTTTCCAGGTCACCGACGAAGATGTGAAGGGCAAGTGGGCCGTCTTCTTCTTCTATCCGGCCGACTTCACCTTCGTCTGCCCGACCGAACTGGAGAACCTCGGCGAGCAGTACGCCATGCTCCAGAAGATGGACGTCGAAGTCTACGCCGTGTCGACCGACACCCACTTCAGCCACAAGGCATGGCACGACACCTCCGACAAGATCGGCAAGCTGCAGTTCCCGTTCCTGGGCGACCAGAACCACGTCCTCGCACGCAACTTCGACGTGCTGCGTGAAGGCGTCGGCCTCGCCGATCGTGCGACCTTTGTTGTCGATCCCGACGGCGTGATCCAGATCATGGAACAGACCTGCGAAGGCGTGGGCCGCAATGCCAACGAACTGGCCCGCAAGATCAAGGCTGCCCAGTACGTTCGCGCCAACCCCGGCCAGGTCTGCCCGGCCGCCTGGGAAGAAGGCAGCGAAACGCTGGCTCCCTCGCTCGACCTCGTCGGCAAGATCTAA
- a CDS encoding alpha/beta fold hydrolase, producing the protein MPHFATRDGTNIRYKELGEGRPVILIHGWPLSGDSWDPVMMHLADKGMRAIAYDRRGFGRSDHAASGYDYDTFSDDLADLIAHLGLTENIGLAGFSMGGGEIARYMSRHGGKGVSAAALVSSVVPYMLKTDDNPDGVPDETFKEMTKGMKDDFRAFFIDFFKDFYGVGGPGTQVSDEERHWAWLTTMKSAQYATLQSAAAFAYTDFRPDLPHFKVPTLVIHGTEDKTVPIDATGRQVAEKVEGATLIEYEDEPHAVFATVTDRLASDLGEFFSAN; encoded by the coding sequence ATGCCGCATTTCGCCACACGCGACGGGACCAATATTCGTTATAAGGAACTGGGCGAAGGTCGTCCCGTAATCCTGATCCACGGCTGGCCGCTTTCAGGCGACAGCTGGGATCCGGTTATGATGCATCTCGCCGACAAGGGCATGCGCGCCATTGCCTATGACCGGCGCGGCTTCGGACGCTCGGACCACGCGGCGAGCGGTTACGATTACGACACCTTCAGCGACGATCTGGCAGACCTCATCGCTCATCTGGGCCTCACGGAGAATATCGGTCTCGCCGGGTTTTCCATGGGTGGGGGCGAGATCGCCCGTTATATGAGCCGTCATGGCGGCAAGGGTGTCAGCGCAGCGGCCCTGGTGAGCTCGGTCGTTCCCTATATGCTCAAGACCGACGACAATCCCGACGGCGTGCCGGACGAGACCTTTAAGGAAATGACCAAGGGCATGAAGGATGACTTCCGGGCGTTCTTCATCGATTTCTTCAAGGATTTCTATGGCGTCGGCGGCCCGGGAACTCAGGTCAGCGACGAAGAGCGTCACTGGGCCTGGCTGACCACGATGAAGAGCGCGCAATATGCCACGCTCCAATCGGCCGCGGCCTTCGCCTATACCGATTTTCGGCCGGATCTTCCGCACTTCAAGGTGCCGACGCTGGTCATCCACGGCACCGAAGACAAGACCGTGCCAATCGATGCCACCGGCCGTCAGGTGGCCGAGAAGGTCGAGGGCGCGACGCTGATCGAATACGAAGACGAACCCCACGCTGTCTTCGCCACGGTGACCGACCGGTTGGCTAGCGATCTGGGCGAATTCTTCTCCGCCAACTGA
- a CDS encoding ferric reductase-like transmembrane domain-containing protein, whose protein sequence is MKTLANSRPLLWLVLALPGLWMSWRWIATPDVYGYGHAIADSGDWAAWLLLLTLAVTPIRLAFRKQKWAVWLMRRRRDIGVASFGYAAFHTAIYLWKKASLSAVLAEMGDAYLLTGWLAFALFAPLAATSNDIATRALKRSWKTLHRLVYPAAVLVFLHWVLSAFDPTTAWIHVGILVAIEGIRIVLQMRQRVT, encoded by the coding sequence GTGAAAACCCTCGCAAATTCGCGACCTTTGCTGTGGCTCGTGCTTGCCCTGCCCGGGCTCTGGATGAGCTGGCGCTGGATCGCGACGCCCGATGTTTATGGTTACGGCCATGCGATCGCCGATAGCGGAGACTGGGCAGCGTGGCTTTTATTGCTGACGCTGGCAGTGACGCCGATCCGGCTCGCATTCCGCAAGCAGAAGTGGGCCGTCTGGCTGATGCGGCGGAGGCGGGACATTGGCGTGGCGAGCTTTGGCTATGCTGCGTTCCACACCGCGATCTATCTATGGAAGAAGGCCTCGCTTTCCGCGGTGCTGGCGGAAATGGGCGACGCTTACCTGCTCACCGGCTGGCTGGCCTTCGCGCTGTTCGCACCACTCGCCGCGACATCGAACGACATCGCGACGAGGGCACTCAAGCGGTCATGGAAGACGCTGCACCGCCTCGTCTATCCGGCAGCTGTCCTGGTCTTCCTGCACTGGGTCCTGTCCGCCTTCGATCCGACCACCGCGTGGATCCACGTCGGGATCCTGGTGGCGATCGAGGGGATCAGGATCGTGCTGCAAATGCGTCAGAGAGTGACGTAA